One Halictus rubicundus isolate RS-2024b chromosome 10, iyHalRubi1_principal, whole genome shotgun sequence genomic window carries:
- the LOC143358135 gene encoding calmodulin-like protein 4, translating into MARYFREEDIDEFRECFYLFARNGHIRTLDELTIIMRSLGLSPTIAELNKYLKDKGGKMSFADFLEVMHLQTRAEDLPKEVIQAFQAADKSRNGTIPARQLAHMLLHWGEQLSNKEVEQIFREANVSLNGQVKYEDFVKIACAPVPDYY; encoded by the exons ATG GCTCGTTATTTCCGCGAAGAAGACATAGACG AATTCagagaatgtttttatttatttgcaagAAACGGCCACATAAGAACCTTGGACGAACTCACTATCATCATGAGGTCCTTGGGACTGAGTCCTACCATAGCAGAGctgaataaatatttaaaggACAAGG GTGGCAAAATGTCGTTCGCTGATTTCTTGGAGGTCATGCATCTACAGACTAGAGCAGAGGATCTTCCGAAGGAGGTGATACAGGCCTTTCAAGCCGCAGACAAGTCTAGGAACGGTACCATACCTGCCCGGCAGCTGGCCCACATGCTGCTTCACTGGGGTGAACAACTGAGCAACAAAGAAG TGGAACAAATCTTTCGGGAGGCTAATGTCTCACTGAATGGACAAGTAAAATACGAGGACTTTGTGAAGATAGCCTGTGCACCTGTACCTGACTACTACTGA